The Syngnathus typhle isolate RoL2023-S1 ecotype Sweden linkage group LG1, RoL_Styp_1.0, whole genome shotgun sequence genome includes a window with the following:
- the taf7 gene encoding transcription initiation factor TFIID subunit 7, protein MTSKQKAGKVGSKSKEDAPYELENQFVLRLPTEYASTVRRIAQSSSMNMKDRLTIELHPDGRHGIVRVDRVPLACKLVDLPCIIESLKTVDKKTFYKTADVCQMLVCTLDGDLYPPLEEPTGTDPKTKKKDKDKDKKFIWNHGITCPLKNTRKRRFRKTAKKKYIESPDVEKEVKRLLSTDADAVSVRWEVIAEDDMKDGDQHGSLANLDSSPGTSGHKMGHGSSTQRDELREMFNDISSSSEDEEDDVDRHEDEDLNIVDTEDDLVQDKLDESDPAQRESDTNNQIVMEYQVQISGIKAKLQETRARKKQQEELIMKVENQALKNRFQACLDEIIQQEEREMEQLASLQEQLDSLIEK, encoded by the exons ATGACCTCGAAACAGAAAG CTGGTAAAGTTGGCTCCAAGAGTAAGGAGGACGCTCCATATGAGTTGGAGAATCAGTTCGTTCTGCGGCTGCCAACA GAGTATGCATCTACCGTAAGGAGGATTGCCCAGTCTAGTAGTATGAATATGAAGGACAGACTCACCATTGAGTTGCACC CTGATGGTCGCCATGGCATCGTGAGGGTGGACCGTGTCCCTCTGGCATGCAAGCTGGTGGATCTGCCCTGCATCATTGAGTCTCTCAAAACAGTGGACAAGAAGACTTTTTATAAGACAGCTGATGTCTGCCAG ATGCTGGTGTGTACACTAGATGGAGACCTGTACCCTCCTTTAGAGGAGCCAACTGGCACCGATCCCAAGACCAAGAAGAAGGACAAAGACAAGGACAAGAAGTTCATTTGGAACCACGGCA TCACTTGTCCCCTCAAGAACACACGCAAGAGGAGATTTCGCAAAACGGCAAAAAAGAAG TACATCGAATCTCCAGATGTGGAAAAGGAGGTGAAGCGCCTGCTGAGCACAGACGCCGACGCTGTCAGCGTTC GATGGGAAGTCATAGCAGAGGACGACATGAAGGACGGCGACCAGCATGGCTCACTGGCCAACCTGGACTCGTCACCCGGCACATCGGGACACAAGATGGGTCACGGATCATCAA CCCAGCGTGACGAACTGCGGGAGATGTTCAACGACATCAGCAGCTCCAGCGAAGACGAGGAAGACGACGTGGACCGCCACGAAGATGAGGACCTGAACATTGTGGACACGGAGGACGACCTGGTTCAAGACAAGCTGGACGAGTCCGACCCTGCGCAACGAGAGTCGGATACAAACAACCAAATAG TGATGGAATACCAGGTGCAGATCAGCGGCATCAAAGCCAAGCTTCAGGAAACGCGAGCCCGCAAGAAGCAACAGGAGGAGCTGATCATGAAAGTGGAAAACCAGGCCCTAAAA AACCGATTCCAAGCCTGTTTGGATGAGATTATTCAGCAGGAGGAGCGCGAGATGGAGCAG TTGGCCTCGCTTCAGGAGCAGCTGGACTCGCTGATCGAGAAGTGA
- the slc9a6a gene encoding sodium/hydrogen exchanger 6a — protein MSLHWTVSRNRAATGPLWRFLLPLLAASLSVCVCRASSSPRELQQQQEEEDSAMENIVTEKRAEESHRQDSADLLIFILLLTLTILTIWLFKHRRFRFLHETGLAMIYGLLMGVVLRYGIHVPRDVSNVTLSCHVNASPATLLVHSKGKFYEYTLKGEISASEVDDVQDNEMLRKVTFDPEVFFNILLPPIIFHAGYSLKRRHFFRNMGSILAYAFLGTVVSCFVIGLFMYGCVMLMKHMGQLGGEFFFTDCLFFGAIVSATDPVTVLAIFNELQVDVDLYALLFGESVLNDAVAVILSSSIVAYQPEGDNSHTFEVVAMFKSFGMFLGVFSGSFALGGAIGVVTALVTKFTKLRDFQLLETALFFLMSWSTFLLAEACGFTGVVAVLFCGITQAHYTFNNLSPESQERTKQLFELLNFLAENFIFSYMGLALFTFQNHIFNPMFIVGAFVAVFLGRAANIYPLSFLLNLGRRNKIRSNFQHMMMFAGLRGAMTFALSIRDTATYARQMMFSTTLLVVFFTVWFCGGGTTQMLSCQRIRVGVDSDQENSTSIGEGSERRSTKQESAWPFRIWYNFDHNYMKPILTHSGPPLTATLPACCGPLARFLTSPQALENECQIKDDDSDLILTDGDVNLNYGDITVSTDGARGVTADDPDRELSYGDHELVMRGTRLVLPMDDSEPPFTDPRCRL, from the exons ATGTCGCTTCACTGGACTGTCAGCCGAAACCGCGCGGCGACGGGACCGCTGTGGCGGTTCTTGCTGCCGCTGCTGGCGGCGAGCCTGTCGGTGTGCGTGTGCCGAGCATCCTCGTCGCCTCGAGAGCTGcaacagcagcaggaggaggaggacagtgCCATGGAGAACATCGTCACGGAGAAAAGGGCTGAAGAGAGCCACCGGCAGGACAGCGCCGACCTGCTCATcttcatcctgctcctcacCCTCACCATCCTCACCATTTGGCTGTTCAAACACCGCCGGTTCCGCTTCTTGCACGAAACTGGATTGGCGATGATTTATG GTTTACTGATGGGCGTAGTGTTGCGCTACGGGATCCACGTCCCACGCGACGTCAGCAACGTGACGCTGAGCTGCCACGTTAACGCCAGCCCCGCCACACTGCTCGTCCACTCCAAGGGAAAGTTCTATGAGTACACGCTGAAGGGTGAAATCAGTGCCAGCGAGGTGGATGACGTGCAGGACAACGAGATGCTTCGCAAG GTGACTTTTGACCCTGAAGTCTTCTTTAACATCCTCCTTCCGCCTATCATCTTTCACGCTGGCTACAGCCTGAAGAGG AGACACTTTTTCCGGAATATGGGCTCCATCCTGGCCTACGCCTTCTTGGGGACAGTAGTTTCCTGTTTTGTCATCGG GTTGTTCATGTATGGCTGTGTGATGCTAATGAAGCATATGGGGCAACTGGGTGGAGAATTCTTCTTCACGGATTGCCTGTTCTTCGGCGCCATCGTGTCCGCTACCGACCCTG TGACGGTGCTGGCCATCTTCAACGAGCTGCAAGTGGACGTGGACTTGTACGCGTTGCTGTTCGGCGAGAGCGTGCTCAACGACGCCGTGGCCGTCATTCTCTCCTC ATCCATCGTGGCTTACCAGCCGGAGGGTGACAACAGCCATACCTTCGAGGTGGTGGCCATGTTCAAGTCCTTCGGCATGTTCCTCGGTGTCTTCAGCGGCTCCTTCGCTCTCGGTGGTGCCATCGGCGTCGTCACAGCGCTC GTGACCAAGTTTACAAAGTTGAGAGATTTCCAGCTGCTGGAGACCGCCTTGTTCTTCCTCATGTCGTGGAGCACCTTCCTCTTGGCTGAGGCATGCGGCTTCACAG GCGTGGTGGCAGTGTTGTTCTGTGGAATCACTCAGGCGCACTACACCTTCAACAATCTGTCTCCTGAGTCCCAAGAGCGGACCAAACAG CTGTTTGAGTTGCTGAACTTCCTGGCGGAGAACTTCATCTTCTCCTACATGGGTCTGGCCCTCTTTACCTTCCAGAACCACATTTTTAACCCCATGTTTATTGTCGGGGCTTTT GTGGCAGTGTTCCTGGGCAGAGCGGCCAACATCTACCCGCTCTCCTTCCTGCTCAATCTGGGCCGACGCAACAAGATCCGATCCAATTTCCAGCACATGATGATGTTTGCGG GACTGCGGGGCGCCATGACGTTTGCCCTGTCCATCCGGGACACGGCCACGTACGCGCGGCAGATGATGTTCTCCACCACGCTGCTTGTGGTCTTTTTCACCGTGTGGTTCTGTGGCGGCGGCACGACGCAGATGTTGTCGTGCCAGCGCATACG GGTTGGGGTGGACTCCGACCAAGAAAACTCT ACGAGCATCGGCGAAGGTTCCGAGCGACGAAGCACCAAACAGGAAAGTGCCTGGCCTTTCCGAATTTGGTACAACTTTGATCACAA CTACATGAAGCCCATCCTGACGCACAGCGGCCCCCCGCTCACAGCCACACTGCCCGCCTGCTGCGGCCCCCTGGCACGCTTCCTCACAAGCCCGCAGGCTTTAGAA AACGAGTGTCAGATCAAGGATGACGACTCCGACCTCATCCTGACCGACGGTGACGTCAACCTAAACTACGGCGACATCACCGTCAGCACCGACGGCGCGCGCGGCGTGACCGCCGATGACCCCGACCGGGAGCTGTCGTACGGCGACCACGAGCTGGTGATGAGGGGCACGCGTCTGGTGCTGCCCATGGACGACTCTGAGCCGCCTTTCACAGACCCCCGCTGCCGCTTGTGA
- the fhl1a gene encoding four and a half LIM domains protein 1a isoform X1, whose translation MTFQRHSGGPRSYLTSTMTDRFDCFYCRDNLHGKKYVMKDDKHVCTKCFNKVCANTCAECRRPIGADSKELHLKNRHWHEECFRCAKCYKGLAGEEFCARDDGKIMCGKCSSCTDGNRCQGCYKVVLPGAKNVEYKKKVWHEECFTCFECKQPIRTQSFLSKGDDIFCTACHEKKFAKMCFHCKEPITSGGISYQEHPWHSECFVCTTCRKPLTGTRFTPHEDAFYCVQCYKSDVAKKCHGCKNPITGTGLGSSSVVNHENFSWHSSCFTCKKCHKSLANKRFVQTGDNMYCLLCAKV comes from the exons ATGACTTTTCAGAGGCACTCAG gaggCCCCAGGAGCTACCTGACCTCCACCATGACGGATCGCTTCGACTGTTTCTACTGCCGCGACAACCTGCACGGCAAGAAGTATGTCATGAAAGACGACAAGCACGTGTGCACCAAGTGCTTCAACAAAGTCTGTGCCAACACCTGCGCTGAGTGCAGGAGACCCATTGGCGCAGACTCCAAG GAGCTTCACCTCAAGAACCGCCACTGGCACGAGGAATGCTTCCGCTGCGCCAAGTGTTACAAGGGGCTGGCCGGTGAGGAGTTCTGCGCCCGCGACGACGGCAAGATCATGTGCGGCAAGTGCAGCTCCTGCACGGATGGCAACCGCTGCCAGGGATGCTACAAGGTGGTCCTGCCGG gcgCGAAGAATGTGGAGTACAAGAAAAAGGTGTGGCATGAGGAGTGCTTTACCTGCTTTGAGTGCAAGCAGCCAATCCGCACGCAGAGCTTCCTGAGCAAGGGTGACGATATCTTCTGCACCGCCTGCCATGAAAAGAAGTTTGCCAAGATGTGCTTCCACTGCAAGGAG CCCATCACCTCTGGAGGCATCAGCTACCAGGAACATCCCTGGCACTCCGagtgttttgtgtgcaccacCTGCCGCAAGCCTCTCACTGGCACTCGCTTCACCCCCCACGAGGACGCCTTCTACTGCGTGCAATGCTACAAGAGCGACGTGGCCAAGAAGTGCCACGGATGCAAGAACCCCATCACAG GCACAGGGTTGGGCAGCAGCAGCGTGGTGAACCACGAGAACTTCTCCTGGCACTCGTCTTGCTTCACCTGCAAGAAGTGCCACAAGTCCTTGGCCAACAAGCGCTTTGTCCAAACCGGGGACAACATGTACTGCCTGCTCTGTGCTAAAGTTTGA
- the fhl1a gene encoding four and a half LIM domains protein 1a isoform X2 has translation MTFQRHSGGPRSYLTSTMTDRFDCFYCRDNLHGKKYVMKDDKHVCTKCFNKVCANTCAECRRPIGADSKELHLKNRHWHEECFRCAKCYKGLAGEEFCARDDGKIMCGKCSSCTDGNRCQGCYKVVLPGAKNVEYKKKVWHEECFTCFECKQPIRTQSFLSKGDDIFCTACHEKKFAKMCFHCKEPITSGGISYQEHPWHSECFVCTTCRKPLTGTRFTPHEDAFYCVQCYKSDVAKKCHGCKNPITGFGRGTNVVNYEKFSWHEYCFNCKKCCLSLASKRFVLTGDNIYCPNCAKV, from the exons ATGACTTTTCAGAGGCACTCAG gaggCCCCAGGAGCTACCTGACCTCCACCATGACGGATCGCTTCGACTGTTTCTACTGCCGCGACAACCTGCACGGCAAGAAGTATGTCATGAAAGACGACAAGCACGTGTGCACCAAGTGCTTCAACAAAGTCTGTGCCAACACCTGCGCTGAGTGCAGGAGACCCATTGGCGCAGACTCCAAG GAGCTTCACCTCAAGAACCGCCACTGGCACGAGGAATGCTTCCGCTGCGCCAAGTGTTACAAGGGGCTGGCCGGTGAGGAGTTCTGCGCCCGCGACGACGGCAAGATCATGTGCGGCAAGTGCAGCTCCTGCACGGATGGCAACCGCTGCCAGGGATGCTACAAGGTGGTCCTGCCGG gcgCGAAGAATGTGGAGTACAAGAAAAAGGTGTGGCATGAGGAGTGCTTTACCTGCTTTGAGTGCAAGCAGCCAATCCGCACGCAGAGCTTCCTGAGCAAGGGTGACGATATCTTCTGCACCGCCTGCCATGAAAAGAAGTTTGCCAAGATGTGCTTCCACTGCAAGGAG CCCATCACCTCTGGAGGCATCAGCTACCAGGAACATCCCTGGCACTCCGagtgttttgtgtgcaccacCTGCCGCAAGCCTCTCACTGGCACTCGCTTCACCCCCCACGAGGACGCCTTCTACTGCGTGCAATGCTACAAGAGCGACGTGGCCAAGAAGTGCCACGGATGCAAGAACCCCATCACAG GGTTCGGACGCGGCACCAACGTGGTGAACTACGAGAAGTTCTCCTGGCACGAGTATTGCTTCAACTGCAAGAAGTGCTGCCTGTCCTTGGCCAGCAAGCGCTTTGTCCTCACCGGGGACAACATCTACTGCCCCAACTGTGCTAAGGTGTGA
- the fhl1a gene encoding four and a half LIM domains protein 1a isoform X3: protein MTDRFDCFYCRDNLHGKKYVMKDDKHVCTKCFNKVCANTCAECRRPIGADSKELHLKNRHWHEECFRCAKCYKGLAGEEFCARDDGKIMCGKCSSCTDGNRCQGCYKVVLPGAKNVEYKKKVWHEECFTCFECKQPIRTQSFLSKGDDIFCTACHEKKFAKMCFHCKEPITSGGISYQEHPWHSECFVCTTCRKPLTGTRFTPHEDAFYCVQCYKSDVAKKCHGCKNPITGTGLGSSSVVNHENFSWHSSCFTCKKCHKSLANKRFVQTGDNMYCLLCAKV from the exons ATGACGGATCGCTTCGACTGTTTCTACTGCCGCGACAACCTGCACGGCAAGAAGTATGTCATGAAAGACGACAAGCACGTGTGCACCAAGTGCTTCAACAAAGTCTGTGCCAACACCTGCGCTGAGTGCAGGAGACCCATTGGCGCAGACTCCAAG GAGCTTCACCTCAAGAACCGCCACTGGCACGAGGAATGCTTCCGCTGCGCCAAGTGTTACAAGGGGCTGGCCGGTGAGGAGTTCTGCGCCCGCGACGACGGCAAGATCATGTGCGGCAAGTGCAGCTCCTGCACGGATGGCAACCGCTGCCAGGGATGCTACAAGGTGGTCCTGCCGG gcgCGAAGAATGTGGAGTACAAGAAAAAGGTGTGGCATGAGGAGTGCTTTACCTGCTTTGAGTGCAAGCAGCCAATCCGCACGCAGAGCTTCCTGAGCAAGGGTGACGATATCTTCTGCACCGCCTGCCATGAAAAGAAGTTTGCCAAGATGTGCTTCCACTGCAAGGAG CCCATCACCTCTGGAGGCATCAGCTACCAGGAACATCCCTGGCACTCCGagtgttttgtgtgcaccacCTGCCGCAAGCCTCTCACTGGCACTCGCTTCACCCCCCACGAGGACGCCTTCTACTGCGTGCAATGCTACAAGAGCGACGTGGCCAAGAAGTGCCACGGATGCAAGAACCCCATCACAG GCACAGGGTTGGGCAGCAGCAGCGTGGTGAACCACGAGAACTTCTCCTGGCACTCGTCTTGCTTCACCTGCAAGAAGTGCCACAAGTCCTTGGCCAACAAGCGCTTTGTCCAAACCGGGGACAACATGTACTGCCTGCTCTGTGCTAAAGTTTGA